In the genome of Primulina tabacum isolate GXHZ01 chromosome 13, ASM2559414v2, whole genome shotgun sequence, the window tCTATTCTTTCACGTCAgttctatatatatgtatatttttgttGTAAAAGCTCGAATCTTGGGTGCATTTCGATTAGATCCCGTGTCAAACATTTCGTAGTAgtatattttcatgtttttttccctggtaatttttgggattatatatTGGATCAGTGCAGTACAAGAACATCTCCAGCACATTGTATTGTTTTAGCGATCATTTTGTCCGTATTAATGTGAAATAATAGCCCTTAATTACCCTTCAACTAGATCCTATACAACTTGTAACCAAGTCTTCTGCAATCTACAACATTGTAGAGACCCTTGATCCAGAAGTGAAAATCTTGAGCCTTGCAATCAAATCCCCCGGAAGGAACGATATATTTCTTCCGATACCTGAAGATGGGAACCCGAAAGGCCCCTGGTTTACTCTCAAAGAGGGAAGCCATTATTGCCTCAATTTCATGTTCCAGGTCAACAACAACATCGTATCAGGCCTCAAGTACAAGAACACTGTCTGGAAAACCGGCATCAAAGGTTCTTTTCTTTGTTTATCTGTCATTGTAACCAGCTAATAATTATATTCTCATTTGATCAAACTTTTCCTCCAGTGGACAGCACGAAAGAGATGATTGGAACCTTCAGTCCTCAGCCAGAGGCTTATACCCATGAAATGCCTGAAGAAACGACCCCTTCTGGCATATTTGCTCGAGGATCGTATTCGGCGAAAACACAGGTCTGGAACCATAGCTTTCGCAGATGCTAAATTGACAGATACATATGATAGATGCAACAAATAGAAGAAATTGAACCATctgaattttaaaaagttttgtGTTTCTATGCGAATTTTGCATTCTAAAATGTAAGCAAATGCATTGTGCAATTCATACTGACATCTTTTGTGGCCCATGCAGTTCCTTGATGATGATAACAGATGCTACCTGGAGCTGAATTATACATTTGAAATCAAGAGAGAATGGCAGTCAACATAGATTGTGGCTGAGTAATAGCATAAGAATTTTCCCTTTGTTGCTCACGTTTCGTTTTCTAGTGTTTCTTTTCTCATTGTTGGTATGTGATCTGAGGGTGTAATGGAATCAGGAAGAGTGCGTTTCCGAGATTGAAAAGCGGGTAGATCTTTGATCCAGTTCTCATTTGTTGATTGCCTTATGAGTCATAGTTGGAGTGTTGTTCTTGAACTGACTATTTAGCAATTCTCCTCATATTTTATATGTCATTGATAGAGCTAAGCGAGTCAAGCTTTGGTCCCTATCTAACATAGAGCAACTCTATTGAGTATCCATTTTGCCTCAAGGTTCGGCGTCAGCCGAAGAATTCCAgttgatttaattatttcaaaagtGAAGACTAGAATATATTTATTCATTCTTGGTTTTTCTATACAAGCACCGAGCATGTACACAAATaccaattatataataaaaaataattttctaaaaaacaaTTTTAATCTCTTGTCGCattagataaataaattaattaagaacttatataacttactttcaaaattgtttctcaaattaaaatttaaacagttaattttatgttatataataaatgaTAATAAACATAATATATAGAACGTAATGAACACAaacaaatttaatatatatacacaacatGTATAAGGAAGAATAACCTAAAAAGCAATTAAATTATAGATTTTATGAAtgcataaataatattttacacAAGTGAAGCACActaaaaacaaataattatcaatttaaaatattcttGATTAACTTATCAAAACAATAtcaaaactaatgaaataataatatttataataaaatataaatcaaatattcaatttaaatgatatttatcacgaattttttttaccttttgtttttaaaattctatattacggataattaattttatatcataATCTATCTTTTGTAGACTACATTGATGACGATTAATTTTTTGTTaaatacaattttaaaataataaataactcAACATATATAATGCAATACACATTGAAATAAGATTTTATggcaaatatcaaataaacttgtacaataatgattaaatataaattttaaactattgttattattttcataattgaaatttaaaatataacaaaaaattaaacttccgtaaaattgttatttttgtatTCTTAAATTAGTTAATATGATtacaaaacaattaaataaatatattaaaatatcataGGTAAAACCTCTAATATTTTGACAAATATTAACTAGTGATCATTATTAttctatttattataaatattatatcatatattgttTTTACAGTAGAATATGTCTTTTAAGTTTTAATTGCTCATTAATATATCTTTTCATGTATTGcatatttaaagttttgattgatgattgattttgaagttcaaatgcatgttattttttatttatacaatttaataaaataatcatatctATAATATGTACATTTGTTATAGatattaaattttttcaaattttcatatatttttaaaatttttactatattttaaattcaaaattatatatgt includes:
- the LOC142523215 gene encoding rho GDP-dissociation inhibitor 1-like — protein: MSLAVGAVSSSKSMGFDENGDPVTEKSGSNDPDPDIVPDSGGRISRQTSETSLYATEDEYDEDTEAKIQLGPQCTLKELSEKDKDDESLRRWKEQLLGSVDVNSVGETLDPEVKILSLAIKSPGRNDIFLPIPEDGNPKGPWFTLKEGSHYCLNFMFQVNNNIVSGLKYKNTVWKTGIKVDSTKEMIGTFSPQPEAYTHEMPEETTPSGIFARGSYSAKTQFLDDDNRCYLELNYTFEIKREWQST